From a region of the Bradyrhizobium diazoefficiens genome:
- a CDS encoding AI-2E family transporter, protein MSDYPHRTGQARDHEHVSRISTPTILFVLGAIALAVYELQLILLPFVVAGVVSYICTPAIDKSTQRTGLPRLLIAILGFLLIVGLLAVIGFLGAPPLIEEVKHIATDFDGTIKNLVQGAIGTTKLNLFGQPTDAQRLAKTLTGAVRDLLSNMRVLALVGGSVLASGFGVFLMLVLLLFFMTSGPKIVRGLLWLVPPGERPLIEDHILSNLDPILRRYFIGVLGVVVFAAVFSYVGLGLVLGIPHALFLALVTGILEAIPIVGPAAAAAIAALVALQHDSGLAAILGYAIYVAALRLSIDQFFGPIVLGAAGRVHPTLIIFCFLAGGTLFGLIGVILAVPVALIVRATLVVLYDEGSIGKK, encoded by the coding sequence GTGAGCGATTATCCCCACAGGACTGGGCAGGCACGCGATCACGAGCACGTCAGCAGAATCTCGACCCCGACGATCCTGTTCGTTCTCGGCGCGATTGCCCTGGCTGTCTACGAATTGCAGCTAATCCTGCTGCCTTTCGTCGTCGCAGGTGTCGTCAGCTACATCTGCACACCCGCGATCGACAAGTCGACCCAAAGAACCGGGCTTCCGCGCCTCCTTATCGCCATCCTGGGTTTCCTCCTGATCGTGGGCCTCCTCGCGGTGATCGGATTTCTTGGGGCACCTCCGCTGATCGAGGAAGTCAAGCACATCGCGACCGATTTCGACGGTACGATCAAAAACCTTGTTCAGGGCGCCATTGGCACCACCAAGTTGAACCTGTTCGGACAGCCGACAGACGCCCAGCGTCTCGCGAAGACCCTCACGGGAGCGGTTCGCGACCTTCTGAGCAACATGCGCGTGTTGGCGCTGGTCGGTGGATCGGTGCTCGCTTCCGGCTTCGGAGTTTTCCTGATGCTGGTCCTTCTGTTGTTCTTCATGACCAGCGGGCCAAAAATCGTTCGTGGCCTTTTGTGGCTGGTCCCTCCAGGAGAGCGTCCGCTGATCGAAGATCACATCTTGTCCAATCTCGATCCGATTCTGAGGCGCTATTTCATCGGCGTGCTCGGAGTGGTGGTCTTTGCAGCCGTGTTCTCCTATGTCGGCCTTGGGCTTGTGCTCGGCATCCCGCACGCGCTCTTTCTCGCCCTGGTGACGGGAATCCTGGAGGCAATTCCGATTGTGGGGCCGGCCGCCGCTGCCGCTATAGCGGCCCTCGTTGCGCTTCAGCATGATTCGGGATTGGCGGCAATCCTGGGTTACGCGATCTATGTTGCGGCGTTGCGGCTGTCGATCGATCAATTCTTCGGACCGATCGTGCTTGGCGCAGCCGGACGGGTTCACCCCACGCTCATCATCTTCTGCTTCTTGGCCGGGGGAACCTTGTTCGGTCTGATCGGCGTCATTCTCGCCGTACCGGTGGCGCTGATCGTGCGAGCCACTCTTGTGGTGCTCTATGACGAGGGCTCGATCGGCAAGAAGTGA
- a CDS encoding lipid-binding SYLF domain-containing protein, whose amino-acid sequence MRFIAMATVLLTAAAPTAYAMDNNTSSPAPPAHNAGAANAPKSSRTTTTGAAPAENQNNSAQQVVGEAVNVVKQMEKDQQLVGLMKKAKGLFIVPKFGRGAVIVGARGGEGLVTVRENGKWSDPAFYDFGAISLGPQIGGSGGSVVFLLMDQSAVDAFKSGNKFSLNADAGLSIVNYSGGSQASWGKGDIVLWTNTSGAYVGATVSVTDVNWSDTNNRAYYGKKTDMSQVLNGSVTNANASELISVLPD is encoded by the coding sequence ATGAGGTTTATTGCGATGGCAACCGTCCTTCTGACGGCCGCTGCCCCTACCGCCTATGCGATGGATAACAATACCAGTTCACCGGCGCCACCCGCGCACAACGCCGGAGCCGCCAACGCTCCGAAGAGTTCGAGAACGACGACGACCGGCGCTGCGCCCGCGGAAAACCAGAACAACTCCGCCCAACAGGTCGTCGGCGAGGCGGTCAACGTCGTCAAGCAGATGGAGAAGGACCAGCAACTCGTCGGTTTAATGAAGAAAGCCAAGGGACTGTTCATCGTTCCGAAGTTCGGTCGCGGTGCGGTGATCGTCGGTGCGCGTGGCGGAGAAGGATTGGTCACCGTGCGAGAGAACGGCAAATGGAGCGATCCGGCCTTCTATGATTTCGGCGCGATCAGCCTTGGCCCCCAAATCGGCGGATCAGGCGGTTCCGTTGTATTTCTGCTGATGGATCAGTCGGCTGTCGACGCCTTCAAGAGCGGCAACAAGTTTTCCCTGAATGCGGACGCTGGGCTTTCGATCGTCAATTACTCCGGCGGCTCGCAGGCCTCCTGGGGCAAGGGCGACATCGTGTTGTGGACGAATACGTCAGGTGCCTATGTGGGCGCAACGGTGAGTGTGACCGACGTCAACTGGTCCGACACCAACAACCGCGCCTATTACGGCAAGAAGACCGACATGAGCCAGGTCTTGAACGGATCTGTCACCAATGCGAATGCCAGCGAGCTCATCTCGGTGCTTCCGGACTGA
- a CDS encoding peptidoglycan-binding domain-containing protein, whose translation MKRTILLTTAACLAGTFPAMAQHNPNGSPPSASHQQQNQTTGSNRQMENQSQQQNPNQAQASNNQQQVIQPSSLSKEEIRQVQMNLNKSGFDAKHVDGVWGQETEHALRNFQQAKQLPANGELDQQTLSALGVNIGSEQQPQSASGNQGQQYNASSGQNGQQGQSQTVGQSQHKTNSPQGADQNTTKK comes from the coding sequence ATGAAGAGAACTATCTTACTGACAACGGCCGCCTGTCTGGCGGGAACGTTCCCTGCCATGGCTCAACACAATCCCAACGGATCGCCTCCATCGGCTTCTCATCAGCAGCAGAACCAGACGACCGGATCAAACCGGCAGATGGAGAATCAGTCGCAGCAGCAGAACCCGAACCAGGCACAGGCGTCCAACAATCAGCAACAGGTCATACAGCCGTCGAGCCTTAGCAAGGAGGAGATTCGACAGGTGCAGATGAACCTGAACAAGTCCGGCTTCGACGCCAAGCACGTAGACGGCGTCTGGGGACAGGAGACCGAGCACGCGCTGCGGAATTTCCAGCAGGCCAAGCAGTTGCCGGCGAATGGTGAGCTCGACCAGCAGACACTGTCGGCGTTGGGCGTGAATATCGGCAGTGAACAGCAGCCGCAGAGCGCAAGCGGAAATCAAGGCCAGCAATACAATGCATCGTCGGGTCAGAACGGCCAGCAGGGTCAATCGCAAACCGTCGGGCAGTCGCAACACAAGACCAACTCCCCACAAGGCGCGGACCAGAATACCACCAAGAAATGA
- a CDS encoding hemolysin III family protein, translating into MSSCDYTADSLHPSLVEAGAIEWNYTRAEVMADGVVHAFGVSLGFTAGPILIAVSLSSAALPSVAVTIYVAGLLSMLACSAAFNLWPVSRTKWLLRRLDHSAIFLLIASTYTPFAVELEPSSSLAVPFLVSVWSAAALGVLLKLAWPGRFEQAFIGSYLALGWSGIMFYGRAEALYPASVLCLVAAGGAVYTVGVIFHLWQSLRFQNAIWHCFVLLGAACHYAAVLGLVLS; encoded by the coding sequence ATGAGCAGCTGCGACTATACCGCCGATTCGCTTCACCCTTCGCTGGTGGAGGCGGGCGCCATCGAATGGAATTACACGCGGGCCGAGGTCATGGCCGACGGTGTCGTACATGCCTTCGGCGTGAGCCTCGGCTTCACTGCGGGTCCCATTCTCATTGCGGTCAGCCTGTCGTCTGCAGCGTTGCCGAGCGTTGCGGTGACGATCTACGTCGCCGGCCTGCTGTCGATGCTCGCCTGCTCCGCAGCCTTCAACTTGTGGCCGGTGTCGCGCACCAAGTGGCTATTGCGGCGGTTGGATCACTCGGCGATCTTTCTTCTGATCGCCTCGACCTACACGCCGTTCGCGGTCGAGCTGGAGCCGTCAAGTTCCCTTGCCGTCCCATTTCTGGTCAGCGTATGGAGCGCCGCCGCGCTCGGAGTGCTGCTCAAACTCGCCTGGCCGGGTCGCTTCGAACAGGCCTTCATTGGCTCCTATCTTGCGCTCGGCTGGAGCGGGATCATGTTCTACGGACGGGCCGAGGCCCTCTACCCTGCAAGCGTGCTGTGTCTCGTGGCTGCCGGAGGTGCGGTCTACACGGTTGGCGTGATTTTTCACCTATGGCAGAGCTTGCGATTCCAGAACGCCATCTGGCACTGCTTCGTGCTACTTGGCGCGGCCTGCCATTATGCCGCGGTGCTCGGTCTCGTGCTGAGCTAG
- a CDS encoding AI-2E family transporter, which yields MTLASSDSKRALILVALASLAFLAWHLRDFFLIFVGSLLVATLLELLSEPFVRWCRLPRQLALLMAGLLVLAAIGGCGFLFGTQISSQLEDVFNRADAATTSITGTLQHSPIGRLALSHISGEIPSLSSMFSSVLKISLHFAEATIFIVFAGIYFAAQPALYRKGAAYLFPRNSRLNAVSTMRDIARALRLWLLGQLIQMLLIGLLSTLAVWLIGLPSPFALGAIAGITEFVPYLGPILAAIPAILVAVNQGFYPVIWTLGAYIAIHQIEGNVIAPIIQRRMVLVPPATLLLSIVAISLLFGSAAIVFAAPMMVIAFVAVKKLYVREGLGESTLLPGEANAERL from the coding sequence ATGACGCTCGCGAGCTCTGATTCCAAACGTGCCCTGATCCTCGTCGCGCTGGCATCGCTCGCGTTTCTGGCGTGGCATCTGCGGGATTTTTTCCTCATCTTCGTCGGATCGCTCCTGGTTGCAACGCTCCTCGAGCTCTTGAGCGAACCATTCGTGCGCTGGTGTCGACTGCCGCGCCAGCTCGCCTTGTTAATGGCGGGTCTTCTCGTGCTCGCCGCGATCGGCGGATGCGGGTTCCTCTTCGGTACCCAGATAAGCTCTCAGCTCGAGGACGTCTTCAACCGGGCGGACGCTGCGACCACCTCGATCACGGGCACGCTGCAACATTCGCCGATCGGCCGGCTCGCGTTGTCGCACATCAGTGGAGAAATCCCCTCTCTGAGCAGCATGTTCAGCAGCGTCCTGAAAATCAGCCTCCACTTCGCTGAGGCAACCATCTTCATCGTCTTCGCGGGGATCTACTTTGCAGCGCAACCCGCCCTTTACCGCAAGGGCGCGGCCTACCTGTTCCCACGGAACTCGCGACTGAACGCGGTAAGCACCATGCGCGATATTGCTCGGGCGTTGCGGTTGTGGCTGCTCGGGCAGCTCATTCAGATGCTGCTGATCGGGCTGCTCTCCACCCTTGCCGTCTGGCTGATCGGCTTGCCGTCGCCATTTGCGCTGGGCGCAATCGCCGGGATCACCGAATTCGTGCCCTATCTCGGGCCGATCCTTGCGGCCATCCCGGCGATCCTCGTGGCTGTAAACCAGGGATTCTATCCGGTTATCTGGACGCTGGGCGCCTACATCGCTATCCATCAGATCGAAGGCAACGTGATTGCGCCGATTATTCAGCGCCGGATGGTTCTTGTGCCGCCCGCTACGCTGCTGCTCAGCATCGTTGCCATCAGCCTCTTGTTCGGAAGCGCGGCGATCGTCTTCGCTGCGCCGATGATGGTGATCGCGTTCGTCGCAGTCAAGAAGCTGTATGTGCGCGAGGGGCTGGGAGAATCCACATTGCTGCCCGGCGAAGCCAATGCGGAACGTCTTTGA
- a CDS encoding Crp/Fnr family transcriptional regulator encodes MNIFLQEQDMRPLDLAASTEMARAETTNRLLRLLPPQELSALLKATERVELRPRQVLQHWKLSMDHIYFVESGLVSVAAKVDSENFVEVWLVGSDGCAGLPLMLGTPVAPLHRRVVQAGGTALRVRVPALHDICQRLPVLQMVLNHYVAFLLAQTSQCAACNLRHTLKQRLARWLLLARGRLNADEIPLTHDVIARLLGVRRASITDRLQELQAESLISTRRRFIRIERASELEHLSCGCSGLIELEYHRQVVCSAAAATAS; translated from the coding sequence ATGAACATATTCTTGCAAGAACAGGACATGCGTCCACTCGATTTGGCGGCCAGCACCGAAATGGCCCGCGCAGAGACCACCAACAGGCTGCTCCGCCTGCTGCCGCCACAGGAGCTCTCTGCGCTGCTTAAGGCGACGGAACGGGTGGAACTCCGCCCCCGCCAAGTACTCCAGCATTGGAAGCTGTCGATGGATCACATCTATTTTGTCGAAAGTGGGTTGGTCTCCGTGGCAGCGAAGGTGGACAGCGAAAACTTCGTCGAGGTCTGGCTGGTCGGATCAGACGGCTGCGCGGGACTGCCTCTCATGCTTGGGACCCCCGTCGCGCCGTTGCATCGCCGTGTCGTTCAGGCTGGCGGAACAGCCCTGCGCGTTCGCGTCCCAGCACTGCACGACATCTGCCAACGCCTTCCGGTCTTGCAAATGGTACTAAACCACTACGTAGCCTTCCTCCTCGCGCAAACGTCACAGTGCGCTGCCTGCAATCTGCGGCATACGCTGAAGCAGCGTCTCGCGCGATGGCTGCTGCTTGCTCGTGGCAGGCTGAATGCGGATGAGATCCCGCTGACTCACGATGTCATTGCGCGACTGCTAGGCGTGCGGCGCGCGAGTATCACTGACCGCCTCCAGGAGCTGCAGGCCGAGAGCCTGATCTCGACGAGGCGTCGCTTCATCCGGATTGAGCGTGCGTCCGAACTGGAGCATCTCTCTTGTGGTTGCTCGGGCTTGATCGAGCTTGAATACCACCGTCAGGTCGTTTGTTCCGCCGCAGCAGCGACGGCCTCGTGA
- a CDS encoding amylo-alpha-1,6-glucosidase gives MLEIAVGPPHIVTHQGHTVLVTESDGQISACSQNGLYFRDTRLISRWNIRANGQGWKLLNGGALYHYASRVFLTNRAVATEAGTIPPHSLHLVLSRLIDEGMHEDIDIVNYGRESVEFNLELVMASDFADLFEARSGKVVPRGRISTRWSEQEKLLRTIYRKEHFCRELVMSVGASDSEPLYANGRISFAVALQPRETWHACILYEFGDGRVRTKAPSRCITDSKATSVGRRLAQWHQDALKLEASNELFGRLFKQAIDDLAALRLPIESRDGLQFVPAGGAPWFVALFGRDSLIASLQNACVYPGFARSVLQVLGDYQAMEQDEYRDAEPGKILHELRLGELAHFNVIPHSPYYGSADATMLYLIVLHAAWRCTGDRSLLERHCETAQQCLDWIDRYGDRDGDGFQEYATKSPAGYENQGWKDAGDAVLNPDGSPVEGPKALCELQGYVYDAWLRMAEIFDELGKQAVARSLRAKAAELFARFNEAFWDEGMGFYAYALDGKKRKVLTVTSNAGHCLWSGIVPPGRAGRVVERLMASDMQSGWGIRTLSVHHPAFNPLSYQNGSVWPHDNGLIALGMRRYGFVAEACRIAHDVIAAGGYFSRRQMPELYAGLTRAPMNFPVQYLGANVPQAWAAGSIFMLVQAMLGLVPDEPRQRLWVDPSLPDWLPELTLRDFRIGGQSFDVRFRRDGAGSRFEVLKGDPTAVLRRSFATGPSLPGAGMHGEPNPARAD, from the coding sequence ATGCTGGAAATCGCTGTAGGTCCGCCGCATATCGTTACACATCAGGGACACACCGTTCTCGTCACGGAATCGGACGGCCAGATTTCCGCCTGCTCGCAGAATGGGCTGTATTTCCGCGATACCCGCCTGATCAGCCGCTGGAACATCCGTGCCAACGGGCAGGGATGGAAGCTCCTCAACGGAGGCGCCCTCTATCACTATGCCTCGCGGGTGTTCCTGACGAACCGCGCAGTGGCGACGGAAGCGGGGACAATTCCTCCCCACAGCCTGCATCTCGTATTGAGCCGTTTGATCGACGAAGGCATGCATGAGGACATCGACATCGTCAATTACGGAAGGGAATCCGTCGAGTTCAACCTGGAGCTGGTCATGGCGAGCGACTTTGCCGACCTGTTCGAGGCGAGGTCGGGAAAGGTGGTGCCGCGCGGGCGGATCTCGACCCGATGGTCCGAGCAGGAGAAACTTCTTCGAACCATCTATCGCAAGGAGCATTTTTGCCGCGAACTTGTGATGTCGGTTGGAGCCAGCGACTCCGAGCCGCTTTACGCCAACGGACGAATAAGCTTCGCAGTCGCTTTGCAACCACGGGAGACGTGGCACGCTTGCATTCTTTACGAATTCGGGGACGGCAGGGTCCGCACCAAGGCCCCGTCACGCTGCATCACCGACAGCAAAGCCACCTCTGTCGGACGGCGGCTGGCGCAATGGCATCAGGATGCCCTGAAGTTGGAGGCCAGCAACGAGTTGTTCGGACGCCTGTTCAAGCAGGCGATCGATGACCTCGCGGCCTTGCGTCTGCCGATCGAAAGCCGCGACGGTCTGCAGTTCGTTCCGGCGGGCGGAGCGCCGTGGTTCGTCGCATTGTTCGGGCGCGACAGCCTGATTGCCTCGCTTCAGAACGCGTGTGTGTATCCGGGGTTCGCGCGCAGCGTCCTGCAGGTGCTAGGCGACTATCAGGCCATGGAACAGGATGAGTATCGCGATGCCGAGCCGGGCAAGATCCTGCACGAGCTCCGGCTCGGCGAGCTGGCGCATTTCAACGTCATTCCGCATAGCCCGTATTACGGCAGCGCCGATGCGACGATGCTGTATCTGATCGTGCTGCACGCGGCTTGGCGTTGTACCGGCGATCGCAGCCTCCTTGAACGGCACTGCGAGACAGCTCAGCAATGCCTGGATTGGATCGACCGGTATGGCGACCGGGATGGCGACGGATTCCAGGAATATGCAACGAAGTCGCCAGCCGGATATGAAAACCAGGGCTGGAAGGACGCAGGTGACGCCGTGCTCAATCCGGACGGATCGCCCGTCGAAGGTCCCAAGGCGCTCTGCGAGCTGCAAGGGTATGTCTATGATGCCTGGCTGCGCATGGCGGAGATCTTCGATGAGCTCGGCAAGCAAGCTGTTGCCCGATCTCTCCGTGCAAAAGCTGCGGAGTTGTTCGCCCGCTTCAACGAGGCGTTTTGGGATGAGGGCATGGGCTTCTACGCCTATGCGCTGGACGGAAAGAAACGAAAAGTTCTCACCGTCACCTCGAATGCCGGGCACTGTCTCTGGTCCGGAATCGTCCCGCCGGGGCGGGCCGGCAGGGTCGTCGAGCGCTTGATGGCAAGCGACATGCAGAGCGGATGGGGGATCAGAACGCTATCGGTGCATCATCCGGCGTTCAATCCGCTGTCATACCAGAATGGCTCGGTTTGGCCTCACGACAACGGGCTAATTGCTCTGGGTATGCGGCGATACGGTTTCGTGGCGGAGGCCTGCCGCATTGCGCACGACGTGATCGCCGCGGGAGGCTATTTCAGCCGCCGCCAAATGCCGGAACTCTATGCCGGCTTGACCCGAGCTCCGATGAACTTTCCGGTCCAGTATCTCGGCGCGAACGTTCCGCAAGCCTGGGCTGCCGGATCGATCTTCATGCTTGTTCAGGCCATGCTAGGTCTCGTGCCGGACGAGCCCAGGCAACGACTCTGGGTCGATCCTTCGCTGCCCGACTGGCTGCCGGAGCTGACTCTTCGTGACTTCCGAATCGGCGGGCAGAGTTTCGACGTCCGCTTCCGGCGCGACGGCGCCGGGAGCCGCTTCGAGGTGCTGAAGGGGGACCCGACGGCCGTTTTGCGGCGGAGCTTTGCGACAGGACCGTCGCTGCCCGGCGCAGGAATGCATGGCGAACCGAACCCGGCCCGCGCGGACTAG
- a CDS encoding thiamine pyrophosphate-requiring protein: MSQTVGDFLIERLHQWGVRHIFGYPGDGINGVFGALNRADGKIRFIQTRHEEMAAFMASAYAKFTGRLGVCIATSGPGASHLITGLYDALLDHQPVLAIVGQQARTALGGHYQQELDLCAMFKDVAGAFVEQAASPAQVRHLVDRAVRIALARHAPTAIVFPNDLQDETYKDPPRAHGTLRSGVGYSMPKIRPSDEDIDRAAEVLNAGKKVAMLVGAGAFGATDEVIAVADCLAAGCAKALLGKAVLPDDLPWVTGSIGLLGTEPSWKLMTECDTLLMIGSGFPYAEFLPKEGQARGVQIDIDAGMLSIRYPMEVGLVGDSGETLRALLPRLKQKSDRSWRKGIEDGVKEWWKTLEDRAKQPANPVNPQRVAWELSPLLPDRAVITSDSGSCANWYARDLKIRRGMKASLSGGLASMGAAVPYAIAAKFANPDRPVIALVGDGAMQMNNMAELITVAKYWRDWPDRRWVVCVFNNEDLNQVTWEQRVMNGDPKFDASQQIPNVPYSRFAELIGLRGIYVDSPDSLASAWQQALASDVPVVMEVKTDPEVPPLPPHIKFEQAKAFASALLKGDPDEASVIKGAARQVLESVLPKRE, from the coding sequence ATGTCCCAGACCGTCGGCGATTTTCTTATTGAACGACTCCACCAGTGGGGAGTGCGGCACATTTTCGGCTATCCCGGTGACGGCATAAACGGGGTCTTCGGTGCACTCAACCGCGCCGACGGCAAGATCCGGTTCATTCAGACGCGGCACGAGGAAATGGCCGCGTTCATGGCGAGCGCCTACGCCAAATTTACCGGCAGGCTAGGCGTGTGCATCGCAACCTCCGGCCCCGGGGCCTCTCACCTGATCACGGGCCTGTACGACGCCCTGCTCGATCACCAGCCCGTGCTGGCGATTGTGGGCCAACAGGCCCGCACCGCGCTCGGCGGACACTATCAGCAGGAACTCGATCTCTGCGCGATGTTCAAGGATGTGGCCGGCGCCTTCGTTGAGCAGGCCGCCTCTCCCGCCCAGGTCCGGCATCTGGTCGATCGCGCAGTACGAATTGCGCTCGCGCGACATGCCCCGACAGCGATCGTGTTTCCCAACGACCTCCAGGACGAAACCTACAAGGATCCGCCTCGGGCCCACGGCACGCTGCGGTCGGGAGTCGGCTACAGCATGCCGAAGATCCGGCCGAGCGATGAAGATATCGACCGCGCCGCGGAGGTTCTCAACGCAGGCAAGAAGGTCGCCATGCTCGTCGGAGCCGGGGCGTTCGGCGCCACGGACGAAGTCATCGCGGTCGCCGATTGCCTCGCCGCTGGCTGCGCCAAGGCGCTCCTCGGCAAGGCGGTGCTACCCGACGATCTGCCGTGGGTGACCGGCTCGATCGGCCTGCTCGGCACCGAGCCGAGCTGGAAGCTGATGACGGAATGCGACACGCTATTGATGATCGGCTCGGGCTTCCCCTATGCCGAGTTCCTGCCGAAGGAAGGTCAGGCGCGCGGCGTGCAGATCGACATCGACGCCGGCATGCTCTCGATCCGCTACCCCATGGAAGTGGGTCTCGTCGGCGACTCCGGAGAGACGCTGCGTGCGCTGTTGCCGCGGCTGAAACAAAAATCCGACCGAAGCTGGCGCAAGGGCATCGAGGATGGCGTCAAGGAGTGGTGGAAGACCCTCGAGGACCGGGCGAAGCAGCCGGCCAACCCGGTCAATCCGCAGCGGGTCGCCTGGGAACTGTCGCCGCTTCTTCCGGACCGTGCGGTCATCACCAGCGACTCCGGCTCCTGCGCGAACTGGTATGCGCGCGACCTGAAGATCCGCCGCGGAATGAAGGCTTCGCTCTCCGGTGGTCTCGCCTCGATGGGCGCTGCAGTTCCTTACGCCATCGCCGCCAAGTTCGCCAATCCCGACCGGCCGGTCATCGCGCTGGTCGGGGACGGCGCCATGCAAATGAACAACATGGCCGAGCTGATCACGGTCGCAAAATACTGGCGCGACTGGCCGGATCGCCGATGGGTGGTCTGCGTCTTCAACAATGAGGACCTCAACCAGGTGACCTGGGAACAGCGAGTGATGAACGGCGATCCCAAATTCGACGCCTCACAGCAGATCCCGAACGTGCCCTATTCACGTTTCGCCGAACTGATAGGATTGCGCGGCATCTACGTCGACAGCCCGGACTCGCTGGCCTCCGCATGGCAGCAGGCGCTCGCCAGCGACGTTCCCGTCGTGATGGAAGTCAAGACCGATCCTGAAGTGCCGCCACTGCCGCCGCACATCAAATTCGAACAGGCGAAAGCATTTGCCAGCGCCTTGCTGAAAGGCGACCCGGATGAGGCGAGCGTCATCAAGGGCGCCGCGCGTCAGGTGCTCGAATCGGTTCTGCCAAAGAGAGAATGA
- a CDS encoding glycosyltransferase — MELALSISWLAIVSWLIMRAYAQRDLFPVARPEQIVPDELAARIHVLVPARNESANLARCVGALLNQAYPPGWLRVTVIDDHSTDDTFEIAASIARREPRLAAIKSSALPPHWVGKCHACWTGVGTVSAEDDWLCFVDADVVAERELLSAALAVAQAEQLDLLSLTPRQRLGSFAERLIIPCGLYLMAFCQDLSAVQASHSDKVTASGQFMLIRRAAYDAVGGHAAVHDAICEDVRLALRIKRAGGRVMLQDGKALLSARMYTGWSSLWNGISKNLVDMLGGPVTTLITAALVLLLSVAAVAVPALDGASCAQGDASGCIALIPACLGTAAALGLHVAGALYFGNPFWYGLLFPLGYAIGACLALESLRRRWSGTIVWKGRTYP; from the coding sequence ATGGAACTTGCGCTATCAATCAGTTGGCTGGCGATCGTATCCTGGCTGATCATGCGCGCCTATGCGCAACGTGATCTCTTTCCGGTCGCAAGACCGGAACAGATCGTCCCGGACGAGTTGGCCGCCCGAATTCACGTCCTCGTTCCGGCTCGAAACGAAAGTGCCAATCTCGCGCGCTGCGTCGGCGCGCTTCTCAACCAGGCCTATCCCCCCGGGTGGCTCAGGGTCACCGTCATCGACGATCACTCCACGGACGATACCTTCGAGATCGCCGCCTCGATCGCCCGCCGGGAGCCGCGGCTTGCCGCAATCAAGAGTTCTGCCCTGCCGCCGCATTGGGTCGGAAAATGCCACGCCTGCTGGACCGGTGTCGGGACGGTCTCCGCGGAGGATGATTGGCTCTGCTTCGTCGACGCGGATGTCGTCGCCGAACGCGAGCTTCTGAGCGCCGCGTTGGCGGTAGCTCAGGCCGAGCAGCTTGATCTGCTCTCGTTGACGCCGCGGCAACGGCTCGGCAGTTTCGCCGAGCGTCTCATCATTCCCTGCGGACTGTATCTGATGGCCTTCTGCCAAGACCTGTCGGCCGTCCAGGCGAGCCACAGCGACAAGGTCACGGCGAGCGGACAATTCATGCTGATTCGCAGGGCCGCGTACGATGCCGTCGGCGGGCATGCCGCTGTGCATGACGCAATCTGCGAAGACGTGCGCCTTGCCCTGCGGATCAAGCGCGCGGGCGGCAGGGTCATGTTGCAGGACGGAAAGGCTCTGCTCTCCGCTCGGATGTACACGGGGTGGAGCAGCCTCTGGAACGGGATCTCCAAGAATCTCGTCGACATGCTGGGAGGACCGGTGACGACGCTAATCACTGCCGCACTGGTGCTCTTGCTGTCCGTTGCGGCGGTGGCCGTACCCGCTCTCGATGGCGCGTCATGCGCGCAAGGTGATGCTTCGGGGTGCATCGCGCTCATTCCCGCTTGCCTCGGCACGGCGGCGGCGCTCGGCCTTCACGTTGCCGGCGCTTTGTATTTCGGCAATCCATTCTGGTATGGCCTGCTTTTTCCGCTCGGCTACGCGATTGGAGCCTGCCTGGCCCTGGAAAGTCTCCGGCGGCGCTGGAGCGGAACCATCGTCTGGAAGGGGCGCACGTATCCGTGA